In the Sulfitobacter pacificus genome, one interval contains:
- the ctaD gene encoding cytochrome c oxidase subunit I, which produces MADAAINGHDHEDERGFFTRWFMSTNHKDIGILYLIVSAFVGFISVLFTVYMRLELMDPGVQYMCMEGARFIADSSSLCTPNGHLWNVLITGHGILMMFFVVIPALFGGFGNYFMPLQIGAPDMAFPRMNNLSFWLYVAGTTLAVCSVLAPGGNGQAGSGVGWVLYPPLSVKEGGMSMDLAIFAVHVSGASSILGAINMITTFLNMRTPGMTLFKVPLFSWSIFVTSWLILLSLPVLAGAITMLLMDRNFGFAFFDPSGGGDPVLYQHILWFFGHPEVYIIILPGFGIISHVIATFSRKPIFGYLPMVWAIIAIGVLGFVVWAHHMYTVGMTLNQQAYFMLATMVIAVPTGVKVFSWIATMWGGSVEMKTPMLWAFGFLFLFTVGGVTGIVLSQAAVDRYYHDTYYVVAHFHYVMSLGAVFAIFAGIYFYFPKMTGRMYPEWAGKLHFWAMFVGANLTFFPQHFLGRQGMPRRYIDYPEAFAYWNQWSSWGAFLSFASFVFFFGVIAYSLLRGAKVTQNNPWNEYADTLEWTLPSPPPEHTFEILPKQEDWDKQPGH; this is translated from the coding sequence ATGGCAGACGCAGCCATCAACGGGCACGATCACGAAGACGAACGGGGATTCTTCACCCGTTGGTTCATGTCCACAAACCACAAAGACATCGGTATTCTATACCTGATCGTCTCCGCTTTTGTCGGGTTCATTTCCGTTCTCTTCACCGTTTACATGCGGTTGGAACTGATGGACCCCGGCGTTCAGTACATGTGTATGGAAGGGGCGCGTTTCATCGCGGATAGCTCTTCCCTATGTACCCCCAACGGTCACCTCTGGAACGTTCTGATCACCGGTCACGGTATCCTGATGATGTTCTTCGTTGTTATTCCGGCGCTTTTCGGCGGTTTCGGCAACTATTTCATGCCCCTGCAAATCGGTGCGCCGGATATGGCGTTCCCACGGATGAACAACCTGTCGTTCTGGCTCTACGTGGCTGGTACAACGCTGGCGGTATGTTCCGTTCTTGCGCCGGGTGGTAACGGTCAGGCAGGCTCCGGTGTGGGCTGGGTTCTGTACCCGCCACTGTCGGTGAAAGAAGGCGGCATGTCCATGGACCTCGCGATCTTTGCGGTACACGTTTCGGGTGCCTCTTCGATCCTTGGTGCGATCAACATGATCACCACTTTCCTGAACATGCGCACACCGGGCATGACCCTTTTCAAAGTGCCGCTGTTTAGCTGGTCGATATTTGTGACCTCCTGGTTGATCCTTTTGTCCCTGCCCGTTCTGGCCGGTGCGATCACCATGTTGTTGATGGATCGTAACTTTGGATTTGCCTTCTTTGACCCCTCGGGCGGCGGCGATCCGGTTCTGTACCAGCACATCCTGTGGTTCTTCGGTCACCCTGAGGTCTACATCATCATTCTACCCGGTTTCGGCATCATCAGCCACGTGATTGCAACCTTTTCGCGCAAACCGATCTTTGGCTACCTGCCAATGGTCTGGGCGATCATTGCAATCGGTGTTCTGGGTTTCGTCGTCTGGGCGCACCACATGTACACCGTGGGTATGACCCTGAACCAGCAGGCCTACTTTATGCTGGCAACCATGGTCATCGCGGTGCCGACCGGGGTAAAGGTCTTTTCATGGATTGCCACCATGTGGGGCGGTTCTGTCGAAATGAAGACACCGATGCTCTGGGCCTTTGGCTTCCTGTTCCTCTTCACCGTGGGTGGTGTGACAGGCATCGTTCTGTCGCAGGCCGCCGTGGACCGCTACTACCATGACACCTATTACGTTGTGGCGCACTTCCACTATGTGATGAGCCTTGGTGCTGTGTTCGCGATTTTTGCAGGGATCTACTTCTACTTCCCCAAAATGACTGGCCGCATGTATCCTGAATGGGCGGGCAAGCTGCACTTCTGGGCGATGTTCGTCGGTGCAAACCTGACCTTCTTCCCCCAGCACTTTCTGGGCCGTCAGGGCATGCCACGCCGCTACATCGACTACCCAGAGGCATTCGCTTACTGGAACCAGTGGTCAAGCTGGGGTGCTTTCCTGAGCTTTGCTTCCTTCGTCTTCTTCTTTGGGGTGATCGCCTACTCGCTGCTGCGCGGCGCAAAGGTGACACAGAACAACCCATGGAACGAATATGCCGACACGCTGGAATGGACACTGCCATCCCCGCCACCGGAGCATACGTTTGAAATCCTGCCAAAGCAGGAAGATTGGGACAAGCAACCCGGCCACTAA
- a CDS encoding MAPEG family protein: protein MPVTITPIYAALTAFIFLTLSWRVIRYRHAHVISLGDKGDKNLLKRMRAQANCAEYAPIALIIILLVELSAAPAIAVHLMGIALVAGRALHGYGFASTPQKIILRQIGMLLTLLVIALGALALLVHSIF from the coding sequence ATGCCCGTCACCATCACACCGATCTATGCCGCGCTGACCGCCTTTATCTTTCTGACGCTCAGCTGGCGCGTGATCCGTTACCGACATGCCCATGTGATCTCACTGGGCGACAAGGGTGACAAGAACCTCCTCAAACGGATGCGGGCACAGGCCAATTGTGCCGAATACGCCCCCATCGCCTTGATCATCATCCTGCTGGTGGAACTATCAGCCGCGCCGGCGATCGCTGTGCATCTGATGGGAATTGCACTTGTTGCTGGGCGTGCGCTGCATGGCTACGGGTTTGCCTCCACCCCACAGAAAATCATCCTGCGTCAAATCGGCATGCTGTTGACACTTCTGGTCATCGCGCTCGGCGCGCTTGCGCTTTTGGTACATAGTATTTTCTGA
- a CDS encoding DUF2147 domain-containing protein, with amino-acid sequence MNFRRLLFSMTFLTALPMPVLADVPVGLWQAKPDRRGVVMHVRTKPCGSAICGQIERAKDRRGYDTPSRDLGRRMLLNMQAQSDGSYTGEIWEPVENRILSAKMRVEGNKMRLSTCDGAGCANVVWTRLR; translated from the coding sequence ATGAACTTTCGCAGATTATTGTTTTCAATGACATTTTTGACCGCGCTACCGATGCCGGTGCTCGCGGATGTACCAGTGGGCCTGTGGCAGGCAAAACCGGACCGGCGCGGGGTGGTGATGCATGTGCGCACCAAACCCTGCGGGTCTGCAATTTGCGGCCAGATTGAACGGGCCAAGGACCGGCGCGGTTATGACACACCCTCCAGGGATTTAGGGCGGCGGATGCTGCTGAACATGCAGGCGCAATCCGACGGCAGCTACACAGGAGAGATCTGGGAGCCGGTGGAGAACCGGATTCTATCTGCGAAGATGCGTGTAGAGGGCAATAAAATGCGGCTCAGCACCTGTGATGGGGCAGGATGTGCGAATGTGGTCTGGACCAGATTGCGCTGA
- the hisH gene encoding imidazole glycerol phosphate synthase subunit HisH: MLTAIIDYESGNLHSAHKAFERMAREVDAGDVVVTADADTVARADRIVLPGDGAFPACMAALKGAGGLYDAMVEAVEVKARPFLGICVGMQLMASMGREYEDTAGLGWIDGEVTKITPADPAFKVPHMGWNDLVIDHPHAVFDGLKTGDHTYFVHSYHMAVAQDAQRLAHVDYAGDVTAVIGRDTMLGMQFHPEKSQTTGLRLIANFLRWKP, from the coding sequence ATGCTGACCGCAATTATTGACTATGAGTCCGGCAATCTGCACTCGGCCCACAAAGCCTTTGAACGGATGGCGCGTGAGGTCGACGCGGGTGATGTTGTCGTCACCGCTGACGCCGATACTGTGGCCAGGGCCGATCGCATTGTCCTGCCCGGCGATGGGGCCTTTCCTGCCTGTATGGCCGCGCTGAAAGGTGCGGGTGGGCTATATGACGCGATGGTAGAGGCCGTCGAGGTCAAGGCACGCCCCTTTCTTGGCATCTGTGTCGGGATGCAGCTGATGGCCAGCATGGGCCGCGAATATGAAGACACGGCGGGACTGGGCTGGATCGACGGTGAAGTGACCAAGATCACCCCCGCTGATCCTGCGTTCAAAGTACCGCATATGGGGTGGAATGATCTGGTGATTGACCATCCCCATGCGGTATTTGACGGTCTGAAAACCGGTGATCATACCTATTTTGTACATTCCTATCATATGGCTGTAGCACAGGATGCGCAGCGTCTGGCCCATGTGGATTACGCCGGGGATGTGACCGCAGTTATTGGGCGCGATACCATGCTGGGCATGCAGTTCCACCCAGAGAAAAGCCAAACCACTGGCCTGCGCCTGATCGCCAATTTCCTGAGGTGGAAACCGTAA
- the hisB gene encoding imidazoleglycerol-phosphate dehydratase HisB: MRTTTLTRTTAETDVSVEINLDGTGVYDNQTGVGFFDHMLDQLARHSLIDMTIRAKGDLHIDDHHTVEDVGITLGQALATALGDKRGIRRYGSCLLAMDDAQLRTALDLSARPFLIWNVDLPTAKIGNFDTELVREFFQALSTHGGITLHVDQLHGVNSHHIAEAAFKSVARALREAVEVDPRKADAIPSTKGAL; the protein is encoded by the coding sequence ATGCGCACCACCACCCTGACCCGCACCACCGCCGAAACCGATGTGAGTGTCGAGATTAACCTTGATGGCACAGGGGTTTACGACAATCAGACCGGTGTGGGCTTCTTTGACCATATGCTGGACCAGCTGGCACGGCATTCACTGATCGACATGACCATCCGCGCCAAGGGTGATTTGCACATCGATGATCACCATACGGTTGAAGACGTGGGCATCACATTGGGTCAAGCCCTTGCCACCGCACTTGGAGACAAACGCGGCATCCGCCGCTATGGGTCCTGCCTGCTGGCGATGGATGATGCACAGCTGCGCACGGCGCTTGATCTCTCCGCCCGTCCCTTCCTGATCTGGAACGTCGATCTGCCCACCGCAAAAATCGGGAATTTCGACACGGAACTGGTGCGCGAATTCTTTCAGGCGCTCAGCACCCATGGCGGCATTACGTTGCATGTGGACCAATTGCATGGGGTGAACAGCCACCACATTGCCGAAGCAGCGTTTAAATCCGTCGCCCGCGCCCTGCGCGAAGCGGTCGAGGTTGATCCGCGCAAAGCCGATGCGATCCCTTCCACCAAAGGCGCGTTGTAA
- the lipB gene encoding lipoyl(octanoyl) transferase LipB, protein MVEWITTDGLTDYRAAEAWMENRVAAIAAGTAPECIWLVEHPPLYTAGTSAKPADLTDPDRFPVYDTKRGGQYTYHGPGQRVAYVLLDVGKRGRDVRCFVRDLEAWVIDTLDQFNLRGEIRTGRVGVWVERPEKPRQADGSPAEDKIAAIGIRLRKWISFHGISINVEPELEHFSGIVPCGISDHGVTSLVDLGLPVTMDDLDVTLRDSFAKVFGDIPVPPAG, encoded by the coding sequence ATGGTGGAATGGATCACAACAGACGGCTTGACCGACTATCGCGCAGCCGAAGCCTGGATGGAAAACCGTGTCGCGGCGATTGCGGCAGGCACCGCGCCTGAATGCATCTGGCTGGTCGAACATCCGCCGCTTTATACCGCTGGCACCTCGGCCAAACCTGCGGATCTGACAGACCCGGACCGTTTTCCCGTCTATGACACCAAGCGCGGTGGGCAATATACCTACCACGGTCCGGGCCAGCGGGTGGCCTATGTGCTGCTGGATGTCGGCAAGCGGGGGCGCGATGTGCGCTGTTTTGTGCGTGATCTGGAGGCCTGGGTGATCGATACTCTGGATCAGTTCAACCTGCGCGGCGAAATCCGCACGGGGCGTGTTGGTGTCTGGGTCGAACGTCCTGAAAAACCACGCCAAGCGGATGGCAGCCCTGCCGAAGACAAGATTGCCGCCATTGGCATCCGCTTGCGCAAATGGATCAGTTTTCACGGCATCAGCATCAATGTGGAACCGGAGCTGGAGCATTTCAGCGGGATCGTGCCCTGCGGGATCAGCGATCACGGGGTGACCTCGCTTGTGGATCTGGGATTGCCGGTGACGATGGATGATCTGGACGTGACCCTGCGCGACAGTTTTGCCAAAGTATTTGGTGACATACCGGTGCCGCCTGCCGGTTGA
- a CDS encoding Lrp/AsnC ligand binding domain-containing protein: MSTCVFIQIRCKPGTTYRVAEEIALREIHSELYSTSGDFDLLMKLYVPKGADVGVYINDNLLDIVGIERSLTTMTFKVF; this comes from the coding sequence ATGAGCACCTGCGTTTTCATCCAGATCCGTTGCAAACCCGGCACCACCTATCGTGTCGCTGAAGAAATCGCCTTGCGCGAGATCCATTCGGAACTTTATTCGACCTCCGGGGATTTTGATCTGTTGATGAAACTATACGTGCCCAAGGGCGCAGATGTCGGGGTTTATATCAACGACAACTTGCTGGATATTGTCGGGATTGAACGTTCGCTGACCACGATGACATTCAAGGTCTTTTGA